Proteins from a single region of Blastocatellia bacterium:
- a CDS encoding N-acetylornithine carbamoyltransferase — translation MLRTVRQISFPMTDLYGRDFISTGDFSRSELSDILDLAIQYKRQGHGRPLAGKTIILIFFNPSLRTRTSMDIAVHQLGGHSVVLDVGKGTWTLEYREGVIMDGDKTEHVKEAARVLSQYADALAVRSFPTMTTYAEDRQDPVIRSFQRESTVPVINLESAMFHPLQAMADVMTIREKFGLVDQRKVVLTWAYHPKPLPMAVPNSFALAAAQFGMNLTIACPPEYDLDPDLMTLIRRHAEANGSHVEIIHDQREACRGAEIIYAKSWGSRHYYGRLDEEIALRQNYRHWIVTEELMKLTDHGYFMHCLPVRRNVVVTDSVLDSDRSIVVEQAANRLHVQKAILTMLLGQPPAEADWLTGHEIERGDPSATR, via the coding sequence ATGTTACGAACAGTGAGACAGATCAGTTTCCCCATGACCGACCTCTACGGCAGAGACTTCATCTCCACGGGCGATTTCAGCCGGTCCGAACTATCGGACATTCTCGATCTGGCGATCCAATACAAGCGGCAGGGACACGGGCGGCCCCTGGCGGGTAAAACGATTATCCTCATCTTCTTCAACCCGTCGCTGCGAACACGCACCTCGATGGACATTGCCGTTCATCAACTGGGCGGGCATAGTGTTGTGCTCGATGTCGGGAAAGGAACATGGACGCTAGAATACCGAGAGGGAGTCATCATGGATGGAGACAAAACCGAGCACGTTAAGGAAGCGGCTCGTGTGCTCTCGCAATACGCTGATGCTCTTGCTGTCAGGAGCTTTCCCACGATGACCACCTACGCCGAGGACCGCCAAGATCCCGTCATTCGAAGCTTTCAACGGGAAAGCACGGTGCCGGTGATCAATCTCGAATCGGCCATGTTCCACCCTCTCCAGGCGATGGCTGACGTGATGACGATCCGGGAAAAATTCGGCCTGGTGGACCAGAGAAAGGTGGTCCTCACTTGGGCCTATCACCCCAAGCCCTTACCGATGGCTGTGCCGAACTCTTTTGCCCTTGCCGCTGCTCAATTCGGCATGAATCTGACGATTGCGTGTCCACCGGAGTACGACCTCGATCCCGATCTGATGACGCTCATCCGACGCCATGCTGAGGCCAACGGATCTCACGTCGAGATCATACACGATCAGCGCGAGGCCTGTCGGGGAGCAGAGATCATATATGCCAAGAGCTGGGGTTCCCGTCACTACTATGGCCGACTCGACGAAGAAATAGCCCTGCGCCAGAACTATCGTCACTGGATCGTGACGGAAGAGTTGATGAAGCTGACCGACCACGGATATTTCATGCACTGCCTGCCTGTCCGTCGGAATGTCGTCGTCACCGATAGCGTGTTGGACAGCGACCGCTCCATCGTCGTGGAACAAGCAGCCAATCGCCTCCACGTTCAAAAGGCGATCCTCACGATGCTTCTTGGACAACCACCCGCAGAGGCAGATTGGCTGACCGGACATGAAATCGAACGAGGTGATCCGTCAGCGACGCGGTGA
- a CDS encoding acetylglutamate kinase (catalyzes the phosphorylation of N-acetyl-L-glutamate to form N-acetyl-L-glutamate 5-phosphate) — translation MSHRNNQRLELLREALPYIQRFKGKIFIVKLSGKVTEETAVLQSLAEEIALCHQVGIRLVIVHGGGAQLTQMAARLGIEQRMVAGRRITDEDTLEIAKMVF, via the coding sequence ATGAGCCATCGGAACAATCAGCGATTGGAACTCCTCCGGGAAGCCTTGCCTTACATTCAGCGATTCAAGGGGAAAATCTTCATCGTCAAGCTCAGCGGGAAAGTCACCGAGGAGACGGCCGTTCTTCAATCTCTGGCCGAGGAGATCGCACTCTGTCACCAGGTGGGAATCCGGCTCGTTATCGTTCACGGAGGTGGTGCACAACTCACCCAGATGGCTGCGCGGCTGGGCATCGAGCAACGAATGGTGGCTGGTCGCCGGATCACCGATGAGGATACCCTGGAAATCGCCAAGATGGTCTTTG